Within the Clostridium scatologenes genome, the region CTAGTATAACTTCAAACCTTTCCGCTAATTCTTGTATTGTAATTCGCTCCGTATTTGCAAGGACATTTAAAATTCCCAGTAATCTATCAATCTTCACAATAACATGCTTTCTCCATTTCTAAGTAATAATATATAACATTTTTTATTCATCTTATTTTACCATTGTTATAAATCATTTATCAATTCTGCTATACGTTTATTCACATCACCCTTATATATACCGCCATGATAACAAATTACTGTTTCAATATCATACTTCATCAATTTTTTTATGGACTTAATATTCAATTCATTATCAAAATTAATATCTTTATCTGTTTTAACAAGCAAACCTTCTTTAACACTAAGAATGTCTCCAGCAATTAGTATTTTCCACTTATTAAGATATAAGCAAATATGTCCTGGTGTATGACCTGGTGTGTAAACAATAGTAATTCCTCCTAAGTATGGCAACTCCTCACCATCAATCAATGTCTTATCTACATTTATTCTACTGTGCTCAAAACCTACTTTTAGCTTTTCGTATACTATTTTTATATTATCAGGCAAATAATCTAATCTATCTTCAAGTTGAGCAATTTTAACAGGCTTTTTCTCACCATTTATATATGCTCTTTCTTCTTCATGAGTAAGAACCTTAACCGTTCTAGGTATATTTCTCAAAATGTCAGAAGCACTTCCTATATGATCAATATCCTGATGGGTTAAAATTATCGTATTCAGTTTGTTAAATGGTATTCCTTCTTTCTCAACTGCTTCACGAATTTGATGTAACTGACCAGGAAATGCAGTATCAATCAGAATCAATGAATCCTTATCGCAAAGTAAGGTTGTATTAATGTCCATTGACGTTCCCATTATGTTAGCAGATAATTCAAGCACGTAAATTCCATTTTCAATTTTCATTTATTGTTTCCCCCTCTAAATCATCATAATAAATTGTAACTTATGTGTTATGAACTATAGAAAAATAATTTTCTGCTAAAATTATTTTTCTAATGTCTATTGACTTTTATTAAATTATGTGTTATAATTAAGTTTATCGAATGTTGTTTTAGTATAAACAATTATTGCACACTTGTCAATAAAAATGTTAGTATTAAGCGTATACTTATATAAATAGGTATACGCTTTTAGTTTTTTATATTAATTTGTTTACTGTCTAAAATCCTTGATTATTCCAACACAAAAACAGCTGGCAAAGAAGATTTAACCAACTGTAATTATGTATTTAATATATATTTCCAACTTTTATTTTTATAGTTTAATTAATTTTATAAACAAGAGTTATCTGATCTTCGAAATTTTGTGAAATAACTTCTGTTCCACCAACAATGTATATATTCTTTGGTTTTAACATACTAATTGCATTTTCTGCATCTTTACTAAACATATCAGATGTAGTTAAAAGTATTGGTGCATCTAATTTTTTAGCTAATGTTGAAGCACTTAACCCATCTGCATATCCTTCTCCCGATGCTAATACTATACATTTTCCCATTTTAATTGAGTCAATTTCATAATTTAGAATAACTTTTACCTTATCGTAATCTAGACATCTCTATTATTAAATTCATATAAT harbors:
- a CDS encoding MBL fold metallo-hydrolase, producing MKIENGIYVLELSANIMGTSMDINTTLLCDKDSLILIDTAFPGQLHQIREAVEKEGIPFNKLNTIILTHQDIDHIGSASDILRNIPRTVKVLTHEEERAYINGEKKPVKIAQLEDRLDYLPDNIKIVYEKLKVGFEHSRINVDKTLIDGEELPYLGGITIVYTPGHTPGHICLYLNKWKILIAGDILSVKEGLLVKTDKDINFDNELNIKSIKKLMKYDIETVICYHGGIYKGDVNKRIAELINDL
- a CDS encoding cell wall-binding repeat-containing protein, with the protein product MGKCIVLASGEGYADGLSASTLAKKLDAPILLTTSDMFSKDAENAISMLKPKNIYIVGGTEVISQNFEDQITLVYKIN